The following proteins come from a genomic window of Deltaproteobacteria bacterium:
- the crcB gene encoding fluoride efflux transporter CrcB, with protein MQWALVFGFGGLGAVMRVAIGAAIGARAFPWATLLVNFAGCLAIGVLHEWLAARAAAPPLWRPALIGGLLGGFTTFSAFGLETWQLLQSGRPAAAVLYVLASSVLGVAAVAAGIAITRHAT; from the coding sequence ATGCAGTGGGCGCTCGTGTTCGGCTTCGGCGGCCTCGGGGCGGTGATGCGCGTCGCAATCGGCGCGGCGATCGGTGCTCGCGCGTTTCCGTGGGCAACTCTGCTCGTGAACTTCGCGGGCTGCCTAGCGATCGGCGTGCTGCACGAGTGGCTCGCGGCGCGCGCCGCCGCGCCTCCGCTGTGGCGGCCCGCACTGATCGGTGGCCTGCTCGGCGGCTTCACCACGTTCTCCGCGTTCGGTCTCGAGACGTGGCAGCTGCTTCAGTCCGGCCGGCCCGCCGCCGCTGTCTTGTACGTGCTCGCGAGCAGCGTGCTCGGCGTCGCGGCAGTCGCAGCGGGCATCGCGATCACCCGCCACGCGACGTAA
- a CDS encoding cytochrome P450: MNRGFSPRRITLWEARAKEVVAECVAKLDRGERFDLVEDLSVPLPVTVIAEMLGVEPERQRDFKRWSDAIISGATGAHRANPFRPELMQAFYDLLTYLSDIARARQRAPQNDLISAIVSRGEGDALSPQDAMMFVVLLLVAGNETTTNLIGNAVSALLDHPDQLAQLAANPALIPDAIEEAVRFDTPVQAVFRTATADTEIAGTRIARGEVVAVLLGSANRDERRFPGGERFDIARRPQGHLAFGFGKHFCLGASLARLEARIALEALVPRLVALRKREARPPIIESFIVRGPQRLELERAPRAA, from the coding sequence GTGAACCGCGGCTTCTCGCCGCGCCGCATCACGCTGTGGGAGGCGCGTGCGAAAGAGGTCGTGGCGGAGTGCGTCGCGAAGCTCGATCGCGGCGAGCGCTTCGACCTCGTGGAGGATCTCTCGGTGCCGCTGCCGGTCACCGTGATCGCCGAGATGTTGGGGGTCGAGCCCGAGCGCCAGCGCGACTTCAAGCGCTGGTCGGACGCGATCATCTCGGGCGCAACCGGCGCACATCGCGCCAACCCCTTCAGGCCCGAGCTGATGCAGGCCTTCTACGACCTGCTCACGTACCTCTCGGACATCGCGCGCGCGCGGCAACGTGCGCCGCAGAACGACCTGATCAGCGCGATCGTCTCGCGCGGCGAAGGCGACGCGCTGAGTCCGCAGGACGCGATGATGTTCGTGGTACTGCTGCTCGTCGCGGGCAACGAGACGACGACGAACCTGATCGGCAACGCGGTGAGCGCGCTGCTCGATCACCCGGATCAGCTCGCGCAGCTCGCCGCGAATCCGGCGCTGATTCCCGACGCGATCGAAGAAGCGGTGCGCTTCGACACGCCCGTGCAGGCGGTGTTTCGCACCGCGACGGCCGACACCGAGATCGCGGGCACGCGCATCGCGAGAGGCGAGGTCGTCGCCGTGCTGCTCGGCTCCGCGAATCGCGACGAGCGGCGCTTCCCCGGCGGCGAGCGCTTCGACATCGCGCGCAGACCGCAGGGCCACCTCGCGTTCGGCTTCGGCAAGCACTTCTGCCTCGGCGCCTCGCTCGCGCGGCTCGAAGCGCGCATCGCGCTCGAAGCGCTCGTGCCGCGCCTCGTCGCGCTGCGCAAGCGCGAGGCGCGGCCGCCGATCATCGAGTCGTTCATCGTGCGCGGGCCGCAGCGGCTCGAGCTCGAGAGGGCGCCGCGCGCCGCGTGA
- a CDS encoding CoA transferase encodes MPAPLSGIRVVELASFVAAPAAGALMADLGAEVVKVEVPWGEIYRHSIPKHAGFDSDFPLAPHFQMDNRGKRSVALDLALPEAVAALQKLVARTDVFLTNMLPERLARLGLDPELLRKQRPELIVARLSGYGPKGPEANSPAFDYSTYWARTGFMDMLHEPDAPPAFQRPGMGDHSASLALVVGVLSALRQREAGAPGQIIDVALQHIGFYIVGNDAAMTLATGQTPPRHDRRAARNPLWNHYETQDERWLFLVMVESDRYWPAFARALEIDENDPRFSNAVARFRNNTALIQLLDARFAARPLEAWKAHLAKHRLIWAPVLTLAEAVNEEQAIAAGSFPTVKHPVAGDFRTIAPPLQMSGHALHGTTPAPALSADTEAVLRESGVSAEEIALLVAAAESATS; translated from the coding sequence ATGCCTGCACCGCTTTCCGGAATCCGCGTCGTCGAGCTCGCGAGCTTCGTGGCCGCACCGGCGGCCGGGGCGCTGATGGCCGACCTCGGCGCCGAAGTCGTCAAGGTCGAAGTGCCGTGGGGCGAGATCTACCGCCACAGCATTCCGAAGCACGCGGGCTTCGACAGCGACTTCCCCCTCGCGCCGCACTTCCAGATGGACAACCGCGGCAAGCGCTCCGTCGCGCTCGACCTCGCGCTACCGGAGGCGGTCGCCGCGCTGCAGAAGCTCGTCGCGCGCACCGACGTGTTCCTCACGAACATGCTGCCCGAGCGACTCGCGCGGCTCGGCCTCGACCCCGAGTTGTTACGGAAGCAGCGCCCGGAGCTGATCGTCGCGCGCCTCTCCGGCTACGGACCGAAAGGCCCCGAAGCGAACTCGCCCGCCTTCGACTACTCGACTTATTGGGCGCGCACCGGCTTCATGGACATGCTGCACGAGCCCGATGCGCCGCCCGCCTTCCAGCGCCCCGGCATGGGCGATCACTCCGCCTCTCTCGCCCTCGTCGTCGGCGTGCTCTCCGCGCTGCGCCAGCGCGAAGCCGGCGCGCCGGGCCAGATCATCGACGTCGCGCTCCAGCACATCGGCTTCTACATCGTCGGCAACGACGCCGCGATGACGCTCGCCACCGGCCAAACGCCGCCGCGCCACGATCGACGCGCGGCGCGCAATCCGCTCTGGAACCACTACGAGACGCAGGACGAGCGCTGGCTGTTCCTCGTGATGGTCGAGTCCGACCGCTACTGGCCCGCCTTCGCGCGCGCGCTGGAGATCGACGAGAACGATCCGCGCTTCAGCAACGCCGTCGCGCGCTTCCGTAACAACACCGCGCTGATCCAGCTGCTCGACGCGCGCTTCGCGGCGAGGCCGCTCGAAGCCTGGAAGGCGCACCTCGCGAAGCACCGCCTGATCTGGGCGCCCGTGCTCACGCTCGCCGAAGCCGTCAACGAAGAGCAAGCCATCGCCGCCGGCAGCTTCCCCACCGTGAAGCACCCGGTCGCCGGCGACTTCCGCACGATCGCCCCGCCCCTCCAGATGAGCGGCCACGCGCTCCACGGCACGACGCCCGCGCCCGCCCTCTCCGCCGACACCGAAGCCGTGCTGCGCGAGTCCGGAGTCAGCGCGGAAGAAATCGCCCTGCTCGTCGCCGCCGCCGAATCCGCGACGAGCTGA
- a CDS encoding NADH-quinone oxidoreductase subunit D — MSTDLHLRAELPADQDQRGDLHSEHQILNMGPSHPATHGTVKFVIELDGETVVDLDVQVGYLHRGFEKECESGSWYQAIPYTDRLNYNSAILCNLGFCMAVEKLLQIETPERCQWLRVLASELSRLGDHLTRTGAACLELQAMTPFLYGIEARELTWDLQEMLCGARVTSNYIRIGGVKHDMAPSYPAAAREKIAKIRELLKDFDDVVTQNRIFVDRMKGTGVISKEDCIKYAVTGPILRSVGVPLDVRKDEPYLVYDQIDFDVPVGEVGDNYDRYLVCVEEMHQSLRIVDQCLVKLEQLGPGPVNVDDPRVRWPAKGRVFNAMEELIQQFKSVTEGPRVPKGEAYFAIESANGELGFYLVSDGSAQPVKVRCRPPSFINLAPLPLMVRGAMLADLIPTFDFINMIGGECDR; from the coding sequence ATGTCGACGGACCTTCATCTGCGCGCGGAGCTCCCGGCGGATCAAGACCAACGGGGCGATCTGCACAGCGAGCATCAGATCCTGAACATGGGGCCGTCGCATCCGGCGACGCATGGCACCGTGAAGTTCGTGATCGAGCTCGACGGCGAGACGGTCGTCGACCTCGACGTGCAGGTGGGATACCTGCACCGCGGGTTCGAGAAGGAATGCGAGAGCGGCTCCTGGTATCAGGCGATCCCGTACACCGATCGCCTCAACTACAACTCGGCGATCCTGTGCAATCTCGGCTTCTGCATGGCGGTGGAGAAGCTGCTGCAGATCGAGACGCCCGAGCGCTGCCAGTGGCTGCGCGTGCTCGCGAGCGAGCTGTCGCGGCTCGGCGATCACCTGACGCGCACCGGCGCCGCTTGCCTCGAGCTGCAGGCGATGACGCCGTTCCTCTACGGCATCGAAGCGCGCGAGCTGACGTGGGATCTGCAGGAGATGCTGTGCGGCGCGCGCGTCACGTCGAACTACATCCGCATCGGCGGCGTGAAGCACGACATGGCGCCGAGCTACCCGGCCGCCGCGCGCGAGAAGATCGCGAAGATCCGCGAGCTGCTGAAGGACTTCGACGACGTCGTCACGCAGAACCGCATCTTCGTCGACCGCATGAAGGGCACCGGCGTCATCTCGAAGGAGGACTGCATCAAGTACGCGGTCACCGGCCCGATCCTGCGCTCGGTCGGCGTGCCGCTCGACGTGCGCAAGGACGAGCCGTACCTGGTGTACGACCAGATCGACTTCGACGTGCCGGTGGGCGAGGTCGGCGACAACTACGACCGCTACCTCGTGTGCGTCGAGGAGATGCACCAGAGCCTCCGCATCGTCGACCAGTGCCTCGTGAAGCTCGAGCAATTAGGGCCCGGCCCGGTGAACGTGGACGATCCGCGCGTGCGCTGGCCCGCGAAGGGCCGCGTGTTCAACGCGATGGAAGAGCTGATCCAGCAGTTCAAGAGCGTGACCGAGGGGCCGCGCGTGCCGAAGGGCGAGGCGTACTTCGCGATCGAGAGCGCGAACGGCGAGCTCGGGTTCTATCTCGTGAGCGACGGCAGCGCGCAGCCGGTGAAGGTGCGCTGCCGGCCGCCGAGCTTCATCAATCTCGCGCCGCTGCCGCTCATGGTGCGCGGGGCGATGCTCGCGGACCTGATCCCGACGTTCGACTTCATCAACATGATCGGCGGGGAGTGCGATCGATGA
- a CDS encoding NADH-quinone oxidoreductase subunit C, translated as MHGSALKNTHANLGDATAIVDPARLVDVMRFLRDDGECQFDMLTDVTAVDYLGEEPRFEMVYHLYSVPRNKRLRVKARVGEKSPEIATLCELWPSANWMEREVWDLYGIRFAGHPDLRRILLYEEFEGHPLRKDYAKEKRQPLVGPRN; from the coding sequence ATGCACGGCAGCGCGCTGAAGAACACGCACGCGAACCTCGGTGACGCGACCGCGATCGTGGATCCCGCTCGCCTCGTCGACGTGATGCGCTTCCTGCGCGACGACGGCGAATGCCAGTTCGACATGCTCACGGACGTCACGGCGGTCGACTATCTCGGCGAAGAGCCGCGTTTCGAGATGGTCTACCACCTCTATTCCGTGCCGCGGAACAAGCGCCTGCGCGTGAAGGCGCGCGTCGGCGAGAAGTCGCCGGAGATCGCGACGCTGTGCGAGCTGTGGCCGTCGGCGAACTGGATGGAGCGCGAGGTGTGGGACCTCTACGGGATTCGCTTTGCGGGCCACCCCGATCTGCGCCGCATCCTGCTCTACGAAGAGTTCGAGGGCCACCCGCTGCGCAAGGACTACGCCAAAGAGAAGCGCCAGCCGCTCGTCGGGCCGAGGAATTAA
- a CDS encoding NADH-quinone oxidoreductase subunit I yields the protein MTARVVKVRRAEKLTFIERLYFPMIVNGLWVTSAHFFRNLFGFLSGKRTAFVVQWPEERLDFSDAFRGQPVLVQLDSGKPKCVACGLCEFACPTDCITIVPGELVDSGIERYPLEFDIDMSRCMFCGLCEEACPEEAIVMSREVELGAFTRPDMLYKKEQLLVPEPMLKRRLEFIRSEYDRQHAAAEKRQS from the coding sequence ATGACCGCTCGCGTCGTCAAAGTTCGCCGCGCCGAAAAGCTCACGTTCATCGAGCGCCTCTACTTCCCGATGATCGTGAATGGCCTTTGGGTCACGAGCGCGCACTTCTTCCGGAACTTGTTCGGCTTCCTGTCGGGCAAGCGCACCGCCTTCGTCGTGCAGTGGCCCGAGGAGCGCCTCGACTTCTCGGACGCGTTCCGTGGCCAGCCCGTGTTGGTGCAGCTCGACAGCGGCAAGCCCAAGTGCGTCGCGTGTGGCCTGTGCGAGTTCGCGTGCCCCACCGACTGCATCACGATCGTGCCGGGCGAGCTCGTCGACTCGGGCATCGAGCGTTACCCGCTCGAGTTCGACATCGACATGTCGCGCTGCATGTTCTGCGGCCTGTGCGAAGAGGCGTGCCCGGAAGAAGCGATCGTGATGAGCCGCGAGGTCGAGCTCGGCGCCTTCACGCGGCCCGACATGCTCTACAAGAAAGAGCAGCTGCTCGTGCCCGAGCCGATGCTGAAGCGCCGCCTCGAGTTCATCCGCAGCGAGTACGACCGCCAGCACGCGGCGGCCGAAAAGCGACAAAGCTGA
- a CDS encoding tetratricopeptide repeat protein → MGAIAAATTPPAARSGWLFGPAPDLLLGCGALSLLAFGAFMLGGERLRIAQPALVFPLGVLLLGMPHYGGTLLRVYERARDRRSYAVFSYGATAAVAAWLALALIEPVAGTWLATLYLTWSPWHYTGQNYGLAVMFLGRRGVAVDAKDKRWLWAAFALSYALTFVSMHAQTPGEVEAPVQYASYALHVGRLGIPLALAQPLTLALGAAALACLVRAGVGLARSAPSLAALGPAALLAASQALWFALPAAALMLNTSFGFEAFDWRQRAHYVTWIALFHSAQYLWVTTYYARQSESWSGFAPYAAKVLASGAAIWTLPSLAFGPAALGVSSMDAGLALLIASAVNVHHFILDGAIWKLRGRIGEILIRAAREGADGERPSLVLRPLVWTTCAALFAAALWLVLEEERSRGALAAGDIAGAEASQARLAQLGRDDAATRLALAEAQLSARDLAAARANTERSHALAPTLASQLLLAKLAFAEGDFARAAEAIEVAIESAPESANLHAEAARAWLAAGRAPRALPHFDRALALAPDDAEVRSERDRLARLIGPGAGAP, encoded by the coding sequence CGCTCCGGCTGGCTGTTCGGGCCCGCGCCGGATCTCCTGCTCGGCTGCGGCGCGCTCTCGCTGCTCGCGTTCGGCGCGTTCATGCTCGGCGGCGAGCGGCTGCGCATCGCGCAGCCGGCGCTCGTGTTCCCGCTCGGCGTGCTGCTGCTCGGCATGCCGCACTACGGCGGCACGCTGCTGCGCGTGTACGAGCGCGCGCGCGACCGCCGCAGCTACGCCGTGTTTTCCTACGGCGCGACCGCGGCCGTCGCAGCGTGGTTAGCGCTCGCGCTGATCGAGCCGGTCGCGGGAACCTGGCTCGCGACGCTCTATCTGACGTGGAGCCCGTGGCACTACACCGGCCAGAACTACGGCCTGGCGGTGATGTTCCTCGGCCGGCGCGGCGTCGCAGTGGACGCCAAGGACAAGCGCTGGCTGTGGGCCGCATTCGCGCTCTCGTACGCGCTCACGTTCGTCTCGATGCACGCGCAGACGCCCGGCGAGGTCGAGGCGCCCGTGCAGTACGCGAGCTACGCGCTGCACGTCGGTCGCCTCGGGATTCCTCTCGCGCTCGCGCAGCCGCTCACGCTCGCGCTCGGCGCCGCCGCGCTGGCGTGCCTCGTGCGTGCCGGGGTCGGACTCGCGCGCAGCGCTCCGAGCCTCGCCGCGCTCGGTCCCGCAGCGCTGCTCGCCGCATCGCAGGCGCTCTGGTTCGCGCTCCCCGCCGCGGCGCTGATGTTGAACACGTCGTTCGGATTCGAAGCCTTCGACTGGCGCCAGCGCGCCCATTACGTCACTTGGATCGCGCTGTTCCACTCGGCGCAGTACCTGTGGGTGACGACTTATTACGCTCGCCAGAGCGAGTCGTGGAGCGGCTTCGCGCCGTATGCAGCGAAGGTGCTCGCCTCCGGCGCCGCGATCTGGACGCTGCCGTCGCTCGCGTTCGGCCCCGCGGCGCTCGGCGTCAGCTCGATGGACGCGGGTCTCGCGCTGTTGATCGCGTCGGCAGTGAACGTCCACCACTTCATCCTCGACGGCGCGATCTGGAAGCTGCGCGGGCGCATCGGCGAGATCCTGATCCGCGCCGCGCGCGAGGGCGCCGACGGCGAGCGGCCGAGCCTCGTGCTGCGGCCGCTCGTGTGGACGACCTGCGCGGCGCTGTTCGCGGCTGCGCTCTGGCTCGTACTCGAGGAAGAGCGCTCGCGCGGCGCGCTCGCAGCCGGCGACATCGCCGGCGCCGAGGCGAGCCAAGCGCGCCTCGCGCAGCTCGGGCGCGACGACGCGGCGACGCGGCTCGCGCTCGCGGAGGCGCAGCTCTCGGCGCGCGACCTCGCCGCCGCACGCGCGAACACCGAGCGCTCGCACGCGCTCGCGCCGACGCTCGCGTCGCAGTTGTTACTGGCGAAGCTCGCCTTCGCCGAGGGCGACTTCGCGCGCGCCGCCGAGGCGATCGAGGTTGCGATCGAGTCCGCACCCGAGAGCGCGAACTTGCACGCCGAGGCGGCGCGCGCGTGGCTCGCCGCGGGCCGCGCGCCGCGCGCGCTGCCGCACTTCGACCGCGCGCTCGCGCTCGCGCCGGACGACGCCGAGGTGCGCAGCGAGCGCGATCGGCTCGCACGCCTGATCGGCCCCGGCGCGGGGGCTCCATGA